TTGGTATATTAAAGATTTTGAGTTTGCACAAGATGCGATGAGTCGGGCTTTTTTAAAGATTTTTAATTCCATTGCTGAATTTAAAGGGACCGAAGAAAAAGCACTCTACAGCTGGATGCGAAAAATCGCCGTGAATGAATGTCTGGATTTTCTGCGTAGTAAAATGGCTAAAAATTCGTTTAACTATTTAGAAGATATGCACGAGCAAATTGCCATGCCAGACCTTTCGCAACTGACGGAAAAAGAACTCGAAAACATCTTAAACATCTTGCCCACAGGTTGCAGAATTGTTTTTGTTCTCTATGTTTTAGAAGACATGAAACACCACGAAATCGCTGAGAAATTAGGCATTTCGGTAGGAACGAGCAAATCGCAACTGGCGTATGCCAAAAATATACTAAAAACGAATTTATCAAAAGAAACACTCTATGCACAATAATAATTGGAAAAATCAGCTACAAGATAAAATGAACCAAAGGGAAATTAAGCCCGATGATGCCCTTTGGAATAAAATTGAACAGAATTTAAATACCGAAAAACCAAAATTGTTTTTTTGGACATATTTTTCAGTGGCGGCTTCGGTTTTGCTTTTGATTGGATTAGGTATTTATTTTTATCCCGAAAAATCTACGCCTAAAGTGGCCGTTCAGCAAACCACTTCTGTGCCCGAAATTAAAGTAGAAACACATAAAAGTGATCCAGAAATCAATACTAAAGAAACTGAAATTGAGCCTAAAACGCCCGAAATTCAGCCTAAAGAAAAAACACAAATTGCAGCAGCCACACCTACGGATGATTTAGCCAAAAAAAAAGCATTAAAAAACGAAATTTTACAATCAATTCAGCAGATTGATGATTTGCTTGCTGCTCATCCAGAGCTGAAAGATTCTTTGCAAAAAAATGCACCTACCACAAGCTATATTTCGGCGCAGGAATTACTCGCCAGTGTAGAAAATGAGAAAATGCCACAAACGCCGTATGAGTATGTGAATATGAATTCGCAACAGCTTTTGGCACAAGTGGAAGACGAAATCTTTAGCGAAAAATCTCCGCAACTTTTGGATTTTATTTCCAAAAATTTAAAGAAAATACATTTAGCCCTTCAGAATAAAATTTCAAAATAATACACACATGAAAAAGTTTACTTTATGGATTAGTTTTGTGCTACTCTGCTCCACAGGATTGGTCAATGCGCAGTCTTTTGAATCTCAAGTAAAAACCATTAAAAACCGAATTGATTCTATCACGACAAGCGAAAAAAATCTTTTAAAAATTGAAATTAAAAAGATTGATGAAGCTTTCAAAAAAAGGGAAATCGACCAAGCCACTGCCCAACAAATGAAATTGGATGCCGCGAAAAAATCAAGCGAAAACATCAATCAAAAAGTGGAAAAAGAGAAAGAAAAATTGAATTTGCTTTTGAGCCAACAAGTGAGCCAGAACATCAAAACGGAAAATCCCCAAAACGCGACCGACACGATTGTGATTGTTCGTAAGAAAAATTCAATCAAGATTACGGCTTCATCGCACCGAAAAGATACGCGCAAAAAAGTGAGATATATCAATAGCTATTCGGGATTGAGTTTAGCCATTGGATTGCACGCATTGGATGGCGATATTGCAAAGGATTTTAAAGTTTGGGGTTCCAAATCGATTGAGATTGGCTATGCGAGAAACTTAACTTTGGTAAAAGATAATTCGCTTACATTTCACTATGGTTTGTCGCTTATGATTGATAAATTAAAATTTAAAAACAATGATTATTTTGTGAATAAAAATGGCGTGACATCGGTAGAGCAATATCCATTAGATTTAAGTAAATCAAAGCTTAAAACTACTTATTTGATTCTGCCCGTAACATTTAATTATAATTTTCCTTCTCGGACTACTGCTGAAGGTTTTAGAATGGGCGTAGGTGCCTATGCAGGAACTTTGCTAAACGAAAAACAAGTCTTGCGCTACCGAAATGAGAATGGTAGCAAGATGCGAGAAGCAGTAAAAAACAATTTAGACGCTACTCAATGGATTTATGGCGTTTCGGCACATTTTGGCTATGGTACTTGGATTTTTTATGCCAAATA
This Ornithobacterium rhinotracheale DNA region includes the following protein-coding sequences:
- a CDS encoding RNA polymerase sigma factor, whose product is MGKIIPMQNTNTLIRAVQQNNRRAQRELYERFAPRLLSVCHWYIKDFEFAQDAMSRAFLKIFNSIAEFKGTEEKALYSWMRKIAVNECLDFLRSKMAKNSFNYLEDMHEQIAMPDLSQLTEKELENILNILPTGCRIVFVLYVLEDMKHHEIAEKLGISVGTSKSQLAYAKNILKTNLSKETLYAQ
- a CDS encoding outer membrane beta-barrel protein → MKKFTLWISFVLLCSTGLVNAQSFESQVKTIKNRIDSITTSEKNLLKIEIKKIDEAFKKREIDQATAQQMKLDAAKKSSENINQKVEKEKEKLNLLLSQQVSQNIKTENPQNATDTIVIVRKKNSIKITASSHRKDTRKKVRYINSYSGLSLAIGLHALDGDIAKDFKVWGSKSIEIGYARNLTLVKDNSLTFHYGLSLMIDKLKFKNNDYFVNKNGVTSVEQYPLDLSKSKLKTTYLILPVTFNYNFPSRTTAEGFRMGVGAYAGTLLNEKQVLRYRNENGSKMREAVKNNLDATQWIYGVSAHFGYGTWIFYAKYTLTPLFENAPSKSYPFSIGVRIGY